TGAGCACCGCTGTGATGGACCGGCGCAGGGAGTCGGTGTCGCTGGCCTTGATGTCACCGTCAAAATCCAGCACGTACACCCTGGGTTTTGCGTCCTCTTCGGCATCCCCAGCCTTGCGCTTCGCCTTGGCCGCCTTTTCTTCGGCCTTTTCCGCTTTCTTGCGTGCCTTTTCGAAGACTTTTCGTTCGGACTCACTGCGTAGCCTGGCCTGAAGAGACTCCCTCAGCTTGCGGTACTTCTCGTTGAGTTTGCGAACCCTCAGCTCACCATCCCCACCATGATCGTCCTTATCTTTCTGGGCGGCGGACATAATCACCGAAATAATGACCATCACCGCCACCACCAGGGTGACCGTTTTCGCGATGAACAAACCGAACTCTGTCAGAAATTCCAAGTTGCTTCTCCAGGATTATTCTTGAGCGCTCGATTGTAACCGAGGTGCCCTGAGGTACAACCCATCACGGTGATAAAGAAAATTAAAACAAGCGTTCGATCGAGCTTGACACTGCTATTATCTCACCCTAAAGTCGAATGCTACGTCGGCTCGGCCCGCCGTCAATACGCCAAGACAAACACCAAAAAGGGTAAAATAATGTCTGTAGCTCCAATCTTTGAAAAGCTCGAACAGAATTTCAACGCAGACGCCGCTGAAGGCCTGGACCTGGTCTTCCAATTCGATATCGAAGACGACAATAACTATCACGTGATTATCAAGGATGGCACCTGCAAGTCCGTCGAAGGCACCCACGACGACCCTTCTGTTACGCTGATCATGAACTCCGAGACTCTCAAAGGCATCGTGTCCGGCGAAACCGATGGCATGCAGGCGTTCATGGCTGGCCAGCTGCGCGCTGAAGGCGACATGATGCTGGCAACCAAACTGGGTGAACTGTTCAACATGGGTTGATACCCGTTTGAGAACCGCCCATAAAAAAACCCTGCCAACGTGCAGGGTTTTTCAGTTTCAGTTATCCGACTTCGTCTCTCATCGCCTCATAGACCCACATCATCCAGCGACGATTCTGCCAGCCGTAAAAGATCGGCGTTACGCTCTTCGCGCTTGCCAATACTTTCAATGTAATACTCGAGGGACGTGAGGGCATCCGCCAGTGCTTCCAGAACCTGGGCCGGGGGCGCCTCTCTGGCGTCCAGCAGGCGCGCCTGGATGGACCCGGCCACGCGTTCAAGTACAGATGCCGCACCCGCATCATCGAGCATGTGCAATCCGCCCCAGATGCTGTGCAGAGTGGTCGGCAGGTTGGCCAGGTGGAGCTTGTCGTAGTCGGACTCGATAAAGGCCGTAATGGCCCGTTTTGCAAGAGTCAGCGCGCTTCTGGCCTCATCGGCCACCACATACGTGGCTTCTTTCAGATACAGGGACTCTTCCCGGTTTCTTTGCCCACCTGCCAGTGCGTCGGTTTCCGAGGTAATGCCCCGGGTCACAATCTGCATCACGGCATCTTCGATGCCAAGCACGGAGTCTGCCAGTTTGTAGAGCTCATCGTCCGCCGGCAACCGCTTTTCTTCTTCCCAGGTTCGCAGCTTGGCTGCTTCTGCACGGGCCATGGCACCGAGTTGGTTCAGATCCAGCATTACCAGCGTATTCGCCATGCGCTCCAGGGCTTCGGCAATGGAGGAAAGTTCAGCCAGATCCGGCTCAATGCCGCGCTCAACAATATCCAGTTTGTCCTTGAGCTGATTCAGCTCGTCCTGCAGGGCTGTGGACAGAGATTTGAGCACATCCGAGCCGGGGCCATACAGCCGGCGGGCATGAGCATCAAGCATGGAATCCGGGAATTCCGCCGGTGCAAGGCGGAACGCCGAGAGAACGGATGTTACCTCCGGGTTCGCGGAGCCGCTGCGGTATAACAGATAAATCAGGTCTTTTATCAGGGAATCCGGGGCGTCCTTTGCGGTAGCCACCTTGCCCACGTAAACCACCTCACGGGAATACTTTTCAATTCTCATTAACATGCGCTTGCGGGCTTTGCTGAACCCCATGGCGCGGTCGAGCATGGTATCCGCAACAATGGCTACCAGGCACCACATCTGCCCCATGGGTTGCCCCTGACATAAACGGGCGAAGCCCCGGGCGGCGCGACCAAACAGTTTTTTGCTGACCACCTCGTTTTTCTCGCGGAGAACACCCAGCAACGCAACCTGAAAGGTAAGGCGCATCCGGCGGGCAAGAATTTCATAGTCAGCCTCGTTGCCTTCAAACGATGGCACGGAAATCCCGGCACAGAAATCAGGCCGCTCTTTCACATCCACGTCGAAGAAACACGATTCCGGATAGGGCTTTTCCTTCCTGGCCTCCCGCAGGTCATTGATGACCGGCAAAAGAAGCTCGGGGTGATCGGCACGCTGCTGGTGATAGTACTCAACATAACGGCGCAAAATAAAAAGCGCACTGTTGAGCGTGGTAAGGAGTATGTTCTTGTCGTCATTGGCGCCAACGGGAACGTCGTTCGCCATGCTGACGGCTTCCTGGCACAGCAAGGTGCCTGCACGCAGCTCAACAAGAATGAAAATGCCACGGAGCTGGTTCAGAAAATCCACACAGTTCTGCAGGTCCTCACCGCTCTCCCGATTTTCTTGAAAGCGTTCCAGGCTGGACTCTGCCTGTCTTATGGTCTGCTCAATCTCACTCTTGACCAGATCAAATGACTGTGATTTCGTCGCCAGAGACGATTGAACCATAAACGCTTCCTGTAAATTATGCGGAAACTACCGCGTCCTGTTCTTGGAATGTGACCCTTTCGGTTTTTTCCGGAGCCTTTTTATGAGCCGGATTTGCCCTTCCCAGCTAAAACAAAAGTTCGCGAAAACTCGCGAACTTATCATTACTTATAACACAAAACTCAAGTAGCTCAAGAAAGCGGGAATGTAACAAAAAGTACAGTCCGGCACAGTTCTCACTGCGGGGCTGTTATCCGATTCTGGCTTGATTCACTCTTTCTCTGTCAGCCTGTCCCAGACAGTTCCACCCGCCCGCTTTGCAAGCAACGCCATAAATTCTTCATGGGCTGACGCTTCTTCATCGCTGGCACGGACCACGTCAAGGGGTTTTCGGTCCGCTGCCAGGCGACGGATACCACCCCCGCCCCCGGCCTCATCGCCAGCCGCATCCAGCGACAGTGCTGTCTGACCACCTGTCAGCAGAAGATAGACTTCGGCGAGAATCTCAGCATCGAGCAAGGCGCCGTGAAGATCCCGGCTACTGTTGTCGACGCCATACCGTTTGCACAGCGCGTCCAGGTTATTCTTCTGGCCGGGGTGTTTCTTTCTCGCAATGGCCAGGGAATCCACCACGCCACAGTGATCAGCCGTCTTGCGGACCGGTTTCAGGCGGGCGAATTCCGAATCCATGAAACCAATATCAAACGCCGCGTTATGGATGACAAGTTCGGCGCCCTTGATGAAGTCAAAGAACTCGTCGGCAATGTCGGAGAATTTTGGTTTGTCGGTAAGAAATTCGTTGGTTATGCCGTGAACGGTTATAGCCTCGGCTTCAACTTCCCTTTCCGGATTAATATACACGTGGTAGTGGCGCCCGGTGGTCTGGCGTTCCATCAGCTCCACACACCCTATTTCGATGATCCGGTGCCCTTCCGACGGGTCAATACCGGTGGTTTCCGTATCCAGTACAATCTGTCTCATCATTCG
Above is a genomic segment from Marinobacter panjinensis containing:
- a CDS encoding SCP2 sterol-binding domain-containing protein, yielding MSVAPIFEKLEQNFNADAAEGLDLVFQFDIEDDNNYHVIIKDGTCKSVEGTHDDPSVTLIMNSETLKGIVSGETDGMQAFMAGQLRAEGDMMLATKLGELFNMG
- a CDS encoding chemotaxis protein; the encoded protein is MVQSSLATKSQSFDLVKSEIEQTIRQAESSLERFQENRESGEDLQNCVDFLNQLRGIFILVELRAGTLLCQEAVSMANDVPVGANDDKNILLTTLNSALFILRRYVEYYHQQRADHPELLLPVINDLREARKEKPYPESCFFDVDVKERPDFCAGISVPSFEGNEADYEILARRMRLTFQVALLGVLREKNEVVSKKLFGRAARGFARLCQGQPMGQMWCLVAIVADTMLDRAMGFSKARKRMLMRIEKYSREVVYVGKVATAKDAPDSLIKDLIYLLYRSGSANPEVTSVLSAFRLAPAEFPDSMLDAHARRLYGPGSDVLKSLSTALQDELNQLKDKLDIVERGIEPDLAELSSIAEALERMANTLVMLDLNQLGAMARAEAAKLRTWEEEKRLPADDELYKLADSVLGIEDAVMQIVTRGITSETDALAGGQRNREESLYLKEATYVVADEARSALTLAKRAITAFIESDYDKLHLANLPTTLHSIWGGLHMLDDAGAASVLERVAGSIQARLLDAREAPPAQVLEALADALTSLEYYIESIGKREERNADLLRLAESSLDDVGL
- the dnaQ gene encoding DNA polymerase III subunit epsilon produces the protein MRQIVLDTETTGIDPSEGHRIIEIGCVELMERQTTGRHYHVYINPEREVEAEAITVHGITNEFLTDKPKFSDIADEFFDFIKGAELVIHNAAFDIGFMDSEFARLKPVRKTADHCGVVDSLAIARKKHPGQKNNLDALCKRYGVDNSSRDLHGALLDAEILAEVYLLLTGGQTALSLDAAGDEAGGGGGIRRLAADRKPLDVVRASDEEASAHEEFMALLAKRAGGTVWDRLTEKE